A window of the Streptomyces sp. NBC_01351 genome harbors these coding sequences:
- a CDS encoding peptidase inhibitor family I36 protein — translation MSRTSLRTKLAAVAATGVMALGTGVLAASPAQAAARGAAQAAADCPYEYFCAYEGPGYTGRSIKVWQCNDVRWVPWTTTNGSWINNQTAGTRARFQWSNGTSSYTPGAYSVAYSGVNWGPIHYIDPC, via the coding sequence ATGTCACGTACGTCGTTACGCACGAAGCTCGCGGCAGTGGCGGCCACGGGGGTGATGGCGCTGGGCACGGGGGTCCTGGCGGCATCGCCCGCGCAGGCGGCGGCGAGGGGGGCCGCGCAGGCGGCCGCCGACTGCCCGTACGAGTACTTCTGTGCCTACGAGGGGCCCGGCTACACCGGCCGCTCCATCAAGGTGTGGCAGTGCAATGACGTGCGATGGGTCCCGTGGACCACGACGAACGGGTCGTGGATCAACAACCAGACCGCGGGGACGCGCGCGCGGTTCCAGTGGTCCAACGGGACGAGCTCCTACACGCCGGGCGCCTATTCCGTCGCGTACAGCGGGGTCAACTGGGGCCCGATCCACTACATCGACCCCTGCTAG
- a CDS encoding DUF4240 domain-containing protein, with protein MDKQTFWKLIESARAEADTAADEVADRAAQLLAELPEAEIVEAQQVLWDLLSESYRAPLWAAAYVINGGCSDDGFDYFRGWLLTQGQAAFEAALADPDSLSAHPGVREAAAEGLELWDEDALSIAWTAYESATGNELPADSFTISYPPLDPSWDFDFDDTEETAARLPRLSALFD; from the coding sequence ATGGACAAGCAGACGTTCTGGAAGCTGATCGAATCGGCCCGCGCGGAGGCGGACACGGCGGCGGACGAGGTGGCGGACCGCGCCGCGCAGCTCCTCGCCGAGCTCCCGGAGGCGGAGATAGTCGAGGCCCAGCAGGTGCTGTGGGACCTGCTGTCGGAGTCGTACCGCGCCCCGCTCTGGGCCGCGGCCTACGTGATCAACGGCGGCTGCTCGGACGACGGGTTCGACTACTTCCGCGGCTGGCTCCTCACGCAGGGGCAGGCGGCCTTCGAGGCGGCCCTGGCCGACCCGGACTCACTCTCCGCCCACCCCGGGGTCCGCGAGGCCGCGGCGGAGGGCCTGGAACTGTGGGACGAGGACGCCCTCTCGATCGCCTGGACGGCCTACGAGTCCGCCACGGGCAATGAACTGCCCGCCGACTCCTTCACGATCAGCTACCCGCCCCTGGACCCCTCCTGGGACTTCGACTTCGACGACACGGAGGAAACGGCCGCCCGCCTGCCCCGCCTCTCGGCCCTCTTCGACTAG
- a CDS encoding NHL domain-containing thioredoxin family protein, which yields MNDAAPAHTPAPAPRRARLRAPELIGKGGWLNTGGKELTLAELRGKCVILDFWTFCCINCLHVLDELRELEEKHRDTLVIIGVHSPKFVHEAEHAAVVDAVERYEVHHPVLDDPELATWKQYAVRAWPTLVVIDPEGYIVAQHAGEGHAHAIARLVEELEAEHEAKGTLRRGDGPYVAPEPVASDLRFPGKALLLPSGNFLVSDSTRHQLVELAADGESVVRRIGSGSRGFTADSFSEPQGLALLPGGTSRTESGGGRVVVADTVNHALRVLDLESGAVETVAGTGRQWWQGSPTSGPALEVDLSSPWDVAWWQGKVWIAMAGVHQLWTWDPAEGTVEVAAGTTNEGLHDGPVAEAWFAQPSGLAAAGDRLWIADSETSALRYVEATDAGYVIKSAVGTGLFDFGHRDGDAGQALLQHPLGVTALPDGSVAVCDTYNHALRRFDPATGQVSTLATDLREAADAVLVGEDIVVVESARHRLTRLRLPEEAVRVDAVAHRTQRAATEVAPGTLRLDVVFQAPSGQKLDTRYGPSTRLLVSSTPPELLAGGEGAGTDLFRELALNPAVTEGVLHVSAMAASCDDDPENEYPACHVHQQDWGVPVRVTADGAGRLPLVLAGMDEDAQPG from the coding sequence ATGAACGATGCAGCCCCGGCGCACACCCCCGCGCCCGCGCCCCGCCGTGCCCGCCTCCGCGCCCCCGAGCTGATCGGCAAGGGGGGCTGGCTGAACACCGGTGGGAAGGAACTCACCCTCGCCGAGCTGCGAGGCAAGTGCGTGATTCTCGATTTTTGGACGTTCTGCTGCATCAACTGCCTGCACGTCCTCGACGAGCTCCGCGAGCTGGAGGAGAAGCACCGCGACACCCTCGTGATCATCGGGGTGCACTCGCCGAAGTTCGTGCACGAGGCCGAGCACGCCGCCGTCGTCGATGCCGTCGAGCGGTACGAGGTGCACCACCCCGTGCTCGACGATCCCGAGCTCGCCACCTGGAAGCAGTACGCCGTCCGCGCCTGGCCCACGCTCGTCGTGATCGACCCCGAGGGGTACATCGTCGCCCAGCACGCCGGTGAGGGGCACGCGCACGCCATCGCGCGGCTGGTGGAGGAGCTGGAGGCCGAGCACGAGGCCAAGGGGACGCTGCGGCGCGGGGACGGGCCGTACGTGGCGCCCGAGCCGGTAGCGAGCGACCTGCGGTTCCCCGGGAAGGCGTTGCTGCTGCCGAGCGGGAACTTCCTGGTCTCGGACTCGACGCGGCACCAGCTCGTCGAGCTGGCCGCCGACGGGGAGAGCGTCGTACGGCGCATCGGCAGCGGGTCGCGCGGGTTCACCGCGGACAGCTTCAGCGAGCCGCAGGGGCTCGCGCTGCTGCCTGGGGGCACCTCCCGGACGGAGTCTGGGGGAGGGCGGGTCGTGGTCGCGGACACCGTCAACCACGCGCTGCGCGTCCTCGACCTGGAGAGCGGGGCCGTCGAGACCGTCGCCGGGACCGGGCGGCAGTGGTGGCAGGGCTCGCCGACCTCCGGGCCGGCCCTCGAAGTCGACCTGTCCTCGCCCTGGGACGTGGCCTGGTGGCAGGGCAAGGTGTGGATCGCCATGGCGGGCGTGCACCAGCTGTGGACCTGGGACCCGGCGGAAGGGACCGTCGAGGTCGCGGCCGGCACCACCAACGAGGGGCTGCACGACGGGCCCGTCGCCGAGGCCTGGTTCGCCCAGCCGTCCGGGCTCGCCGCCGCCGGGGACCGGCTGTGGATCGCCGACTCCGAGACCAGTGCCCTGCGGTACGTCGAGGCCACCGACGCCGGCTACGTCATCAAGTCGGCCGTCGGCACCGGTCTGTTCGACTTCGGGCACCGCGACGGGGACGCCGGCCAGGCCCTGCTCCAGCACCCGCTCGGGGTGACCGCCCTGCCCGACGGCTCGGTCGCGGTGTGCGACACCTACAACCACGCGCTGCGGCGGTTCGACCCGGCGACCGGGCAGGTGTCCACCCTCGCCACCGATCTGCGCGAGGCCGCCGACGCCGTGCTGGTCGGCGAGGACATCGTCGTCGTGGAGTCCGCCCGGCACCGGCTGACCCGGCTGCGGCTCCCCGAGGAGGCCGTACGGGTGGACGCGGTCGCCCACCGCACGCAGCGGGCCGCCACCGAGGTGGCCCCCGGCACGCTCCGGCTCGACGTGGTCTTCCAGGCCCCGAGCGGCCAGAAGCTGGACACCCGCTACGGGCCCTCGACACGGCTGCTGGTCTCCTCGACCCCGCCGGAACTGCTCGCGGGCGGCGAGGGCGCCGGGACCGATCTGTTCCGGGAGCTCGCGCTGAACCCGGCCGTCACCGAGGGCGTGCTGCACGTCTCCGCGATGGCCGCGTCCTGCGACGACGACCCTGAGAACGAGTACCCGGCCTGCCACGTCCACCAGCAGGACTGGGGCGTGCCCGTCCGCGTCACCGCGGACGGGGCCGGCCGGCTGCCGCTCGTCCTCGCCGGGATGGATGAGGACGCGCAGCCGGGTTAG
- a CDS encoding SseB family protein yields the protein MYGYDQNVSAGQQQYAQPQQGYAQQQPPLYPEPSPPSLADAVRAFTTGSLSAEDFQQVFASSKVYCPRGETPGFLALHNTQQPVIPMFTTLKELRRYAGKESKYFVITGAEVIDLLPTGYGFVLDMEGDHRMVFDAKAVEQMVDFAMRRMYG from the coding sequence ATGTACGGCTACGACCAGAACGTGAGCGCGGGGCAGCAGCAGTACGCGCAGCCCCAGCAGGGCTACGCGCAGCAGCAGCCGCCGCTGTACCCCGAGCCCTCGCCGCCGTCGCTCGCGGACGCGGTACGGGCCTTCACCACCGGATCCCTGTCCGCGGAGGACTTCCAGCAGGTCTTCGCCTCCTCGAAGGTCTACTGCCCGCGCGGCGAGACCCCCGGGTTCCTGGCGCTGCACAACACGCAGCAGCCGGTCATCCCCATGTTCACCACGCTCAAGGAACTGCGCCGGTACGCCGGCAAGGAGTCCAAGTACTTCGTGATCACGGGCGCCGAGGTGATCGACCTGCTCCCGACCGGGTACGGCTTCGTCCTCGACATGGAGGGCGACCACCGGATGGTCTTCGACGCGAAGGCGGTCGAGCAGATGGTCGACTTCGCGATGCGTCGCATGTATGGCTAG
- a CDS encoding MSMEG_1061 family FMN-dependent PPOX-type flavoprotein, which translates to MTATTPPPSGRIFEALSATAVRSTAELSGLYEEPSELVRRKAVDRIHDVSRAVIGRSSLVFVASAGADGTCDVTPRGGPPGFVAVLDEFTLAIPDATGNKRLDSSRNIVETGRAGLIFVIPGRATTLRVNGRACISADPGLLEQLTPVGKPPRSAIVVEVEEAYQHCPKAFLRGNAWKPEQWLAEDAVPSSAEVTLSHLALPGLTIEGIRQSERDSLLHRYE; encoded by the coding sequence GTGACAGCCACCACGCCGCCGCCGAGCGGGCGCATATTCGAGGCGCTGAGCGCCACCGCCGTCCGGAGCACCGCCGAGTTGAGCGGGTTGTACGAGGAGCCGAGCGAGCTCGTGCGGCGGAAGGCCGTGGATCGGATCCACGACGTCTCCCGCGCGGTCATCGGGCGGTCCTCGCTGGTGTTCGTCGCCAGTGCCGGCGCCGACGGGACCTGCGACGTGACCCCGCGCGGCGGGCCGCCCGGGTTCGTGGCCGTGCTGGACGAGTTCACCCTGGCCATCCCGGACGCCACCGGCAACAAGCGGCTCGACAGCAGCCGCAACATCGTGGAGACCGGCCGGGCCGGGCTGATCTTCGTCATCCCCGGCCGGGCCACCACCCTGCGGGTGAACGGGCGGGCCTGCATCTCCGCCGACCCGGGTCTGTTGGAGCAGCTGACGCCGGTCGGCAAGCCGCCGCGCAGCGCGATCGTCGTGGAGGTCGAAGAGGCCTACCAGCACTGCCCGAAGGCGTTCCTGCGCGGCAACGCCTGGAAGCCCGAGCAGTGGCTCGCCGAGGACGCCGTCCCGAGCTCCGCCGAGGTCACCCTCTCCCACCTCGCCCTGCCCGGCCTGACCATCGAGGGCATCCGGCAGAGCGAGCGCGATTCGCTGCTCCACCGCTACGAGTGA
- a CDS encoding DUF6434 domain-containing protein — protein MPGRPASVDPASGDLASGDPARPRPALTADLTGAELLRWYWTLAELTGLARSMGVPAGGGKAALTGRLADALDGRPLPPPAPAARRRTGGGGQLAAPVHGDTVIPEGQRCSQVLRAWFREELGPSFHFDAFMRTYIAENAGRTLADAARHWRETRAEAARPQEIGTQFELNRFLRDWHTTHPAGSRTDALASWRAHRARPRS, from the coding sequence ATGCCGGGCCGCCCCGCGTCCGTCGACCCCGCGTCCGGCGACCTCGCATCCGGTGACCCCGCGCGTCCGCGTCCCGCCCTCACCGCGGACCTCACCGGCGCCGAACTGCTCCGCTGGTACTGGACCCTTGCGGAGCTGACCGGGCTGGCCCGCTCCATGGGAGTACCGGCCGGCGGCGGCAAGGCGGCGCTCACCGGCCGTCTCGCCGACGCGCTCGACGGCCGGCCGCTGCCGCCGCCCGCCCCGGCCGCCCGCCGGCGCACGGGCGGCGGCGGGCAACTGGCGGCGCCGGTCCACGGCGACACGGTGATCCCCGAGGGGCAGCGGTGCAGCCAGGTGCTCCGCGCGTGGTTCCGCGAGGAACTGGGACCGTCGTTCCACTTCGACGCGTTCATGCGGACGTACATCGCCGAGAACGCGGGCCGCACCCTGGCGGACGCGGCCCGGCACTGGCGGGAAACCCGGGCGGAGGCGGCCCGCCCGCAGGAGATCGGCACCCAGTTCGAACTGAACCGCTTCCTGCGGGACTGGCACACCACCCACCCGGCGGGCAGCCGCACCGACGCCCTGGCCTCCTGGCGGGCCCATCGGGCGCGGCCGCGGTCCTAA
- a CDS encoding winged helix-turn-helix domain-containing protein has translation MHFTTEDLLNVTFASEPLPLVELAMALVACQRTDEQAVFGRWRGRTARELPGSRVRPLLDLLRPDGDNPQFVEPYERTLEEGLSAVRGAGPRLTAEELGRTAARAPGSASWLRALWGQDREAWDQLDGAIRAAYEVLVAPHWPRIRQSFQADVAWRARLLAAHGIKACLASTHPRAGWTGSAFEVGVRPDYEVRLAGRGLVLMPSPFWTGRPLLAEGPEGPSGAYLLMYPALTPLPLIGAGPAEGALDALLGRTRAAVLQLLVQQRTTSELARDLDISLPSVSEHTRTLRAAGLITTRRDGKAVLHSATGLGVDLLHSGG, from the coding sequence GTGCACTTCACCACCGAGGACCTGCTCAACGTCACCTTCGCGAGCGAGCCGCTGCCACTGGTGGAGCTGGCCATGGCGCTGGTCGCCTGCCAGCGCACCGACGAGCAGGCGGTTTTCGGCCGCTGGCGGGGCCGGACGGCCCGGGAGCTGCCGGGTTCCCGGGTGCGGCCGCTGCTGGACCTGCTGCGGCCCGACGGCGACAACCCGCAGTTCGTCGAGCCGTACGAGCGCACGCTGGAGGAGGGCCTGTCCGCCGTACGGGGGGCGGGCCCGCGGCTCACCGCCGAGGAGCTGGGCCGCACCGCGGCCCGGGCCCCCGGCTCCGCGTCCTGGCTGCGCGCGCTGTGGGGCCAGGACCGCGAGGCGTGGGACCAGCTCGACGGCGCGATACGGGCCGCGTACGAGGTGCTCGTCGCCCCGCACTGGCCGCGCATCCGGCAGTCCTTCCAGGCGGACGTGGCCTGGCGCGCCCGGCTGCTGGCCGCCCACGGCATCAAGGCGTGCCTGGCCAGTACGCATCCGCGGGCCGGCTGGACGGGGAGCGCCTTCGAGGTCGGCGTGCGACCCGACTACGAGGTCCGGCTCGCGGGGCGCGGGCTGGTGCTGATGCCCTCGCCGTTCTGGACGGGGCGCCCGCTGCTCGCGGAGGGCCCGGAGGGCCCGTCGGGGGCGTACCTGCTGATGTACCCGGCCCTGACCCCGCTCCCGCTGATCGGCGCGGGCCCGGCGGAGGGCGCGCTGGACGCGCTGCTGGGCCGCACCAGGGCGGCGGTGCTCCAGCTGCTGGTCCAGCAGCGCACCACCTCGGAGCTGGCCCGGGACCTCGACATCAGCCTCCCCTCGGTCTCGGAGCACACCCGCACCCTGCGCGCGGCCGGCCTGATCACCACCCGGCGGGACGGCAAGGCGGTCCTCCACTCGGCGACGGGCCTGGGCGTGGACCTGCTGCACAGCGGCGGCTGA
- a CDS encoding M18 family aminopeptidase produces MSSPARFDRGHTDDLMTFLTASPSPYHAVANAAERLEKAGFRQLSETDAWDAGTGGKFVLRGGALIAWYVPEGAAAHTPFRIIGAHTDSPNLRVKPLPDTGSQGWRQIAVEIYGGTLLNTWLDRDLGLAGRLTLRDGSERLVNVDRALLRVPQLAVHLDRSVNSDGLKLDKQRHMQPIWGLGEVQEGDLIAFLEEEEGLPQGSVAGWDLMVHSIEPPAYLGRDRELLAGPRMDNLLSVHAGVAALAAVSAAGKLDHIPVLAAFDHEENGSQSDTGADGPLLGNVLERSVFSRGGTYEDRARAFAGTICLSSDTGHAVHPNYSERHDPSHHPRANGGPILKVNVNQRYATDGSGRAVFASACERAGVPWQTFVSNNSMPCGTTIGPITAARHGIQTVDIGVAILSMHSARELCGADDPYLLANALVAFLEG; encoded by the coding sequence ATGAGCTCTCCCGCCCGCTTCGACCGCGGCCACACCGACGACCTGATGACCTTCCTGACGGCCAGTCCGTCGCCGTACCACGCCGTGGCCAACGCGGCCGAGCGGCTGGAGAAGGCAGGCTTCAGGCAGTTGTCGGAAACGGACGCCTGGGACGCGGGCACCGGGGGCAAGTTCGTGCTCCGCGGCGGCGCGCTCATCGCCTGGTACGTCCCGGAGGGCGCGGCCGCGCACACCCCGTTCCGGATCATCGGCGCGCACACCGACTCCCCCAACCTGCGGGTCAAGCCGCTGCCGGACACGGGCTCCCAGGGCTGGCGGCAGATCGCCGTCGAGATCTACGGCGGCACCCTCCTCAACACCTGGCTCGACCGCGACCTCGGCCTGGCCGGGCGGCTGACCCTGCGCGACGGTTCCGAGCGCCTGGTCAACGTGGACCGCGCGCTGCTGCGCGTGCCCCAACTCGCCGTGCACCTGGACCGGTCGGTGAACAGCGACGGGCTCAAGCTCGACAAGCAGCGCCACATGCAGCCGATCTGGGGCCTCGGCGAGGTCCAGGAGGGCGACCTGATCGCCTTCCTGGAAGAGGAAGAGGGCCTGCCGCAGGGCTCGGTGGCCGGCTGGGACCTGATGGTCCACTCGATCGAGCCGCCCGCCTACCTGGGCCGCGACCGCGAGCTGCTGGCCGGCCCGCGCATGGACAACCTGCTGTCGGTGCACGCGGGCGTCGCGGCGCTGGCGGCGGTCTCCGCCGCGGGCAAGCTGGACCACATCCCGGTGCTGGCCGCCTTCGACCACGAGGAGAACGGCTCGCAGTCCGACACGGGCGCGGACGGGCCGCTCCTCGGCAACGTGCTGGAACGTTCAGTCTTCTCGCGCGGAGGGACGTACGAGGACCGCGCCCGCGCCTTCGCCGGCACCATCTGTCTGTCCTCGGACACCGGCCACGCGGTGCACCCCAACTACTCGGAGCGGCACGACCCCTCGCACCACCCGCGCGCCAACGGCGGGCCGATCCTGAAGGTGAACGTCAACCAGCGGTACGCGACGGACGGCAGCGGGCGCGCGGTGTTCGCGAGCGCCTGCGAGCGGGCCGGCGTGCCGTGGCAGACGTTCGTCTCCAACAACTCGATGCCGTGCGGCACGACGATCGGCCCGATCACGGCCGCCCGGCACGGCATCCAGACCGTGGACATCGGCGTCGCGATCCTCTCGATGCACAGCGCCCGCGAACTGTGCGGCGCGGACGACCCGTACCTCCTCGCCAACGCCCTGGTGGCGTTCCTGGAGGGCTAG
- a CDS encoding acyl-CoA dehydrogenase, with the protein MGHYKSNLRDIEFNLFEVLGRDKLYGTGPFEEMDSETAKDVLSEIARLAENELAESFADADRNPPVFDPETNTAPVPASFKKSYKAFMDSEYWRMGIPEEIGGTVSPRSLVWAYAELLLGSNPAIWMYSSGPAFAGVLHDEGNEAQKKIAQIAVEKRWGSTMVLTEPDAGSDVGAGRTKAVLQEDGSWHIEGVKRFITSGEHDMEENILHYVLARPEGHGPGTKGLSLFLVPKFHFDWETGELGERNGVYATNVEHKMGLKASNTCEMTFGDQHPAKGWLIGDKHDGIRQMFMIIEFARMMVGTKAIATLSTGYLNALEYAKERVQGPDLANFMDKTAPKVTITHHPDVRRSLMTQKAYAEGMRALVLYTASVQDDIQVKQAAGEDASALIGLNDLLLPIVKGYGSEKSYEQLAQSLQTFGGSGYLQEYPIEQYIRDAKIDTLYEGTTAIQGQDFFFRKIVRDQGAALNVLSETIKKFLAEGVGGEELAPARDALAKAAVDLEAIVGQMIVDLTATGEDVKNIYKVGQNTTRLLMASGDVVVGYLLLKGAAVAAEKLAGAAAKDVPFYTGKIAAAKFFAAQVLPGVSVQRALAEAVDNTLMDLDEAAF; encoded by the coding sequence ATGGGGCACTACAAGTCGAATCTCCGCGACATCGAGTTCAACCTCTTCGAGGTGCTCGGCCGCGACAAGCTGTACGGCACCGGTCCGTTCGAGGAGATGGACTCCGAGACCGCCAAGGACGTCCTGTCCGAGATAGCCCGTCTCGCCGAGAACGAGCTGGCCGAGTCCTTCGCGGACGCCGACCGCAACCCGCCCGTCTTCGACCCGGAGACCAACACCGCGCCCGTCCCGGCGTCCTTCAAGAAGAGCTACAAGGCCTTCATGGACTCCGAGTACTGGCGCATGGGCATCCCCGAGGAGATCGGCGGCACCGTCTCCCCGCGCTCCCTCGTCTGGGCCTACGCGGAGCTCCTGCTCGGCTCGAACCCGGCCATCTGGATGTACTCCTCCGGCCCGGCGTTCGCCGGCGTCCTCCACGACGAGGGCAACGAGGCGCAGAAGAAGATCGCGCAGATCGCCGTCGAGAAGCGCTGGGGCTCCACCATGGTCCTCACCGAGCCGGACGCCGGCTCGGACGTCGGCGCCGGCCGCACCAAGGCGGTCCTGCAGGAGGACGGCTCCTGGCACATCGAGGGCGTGAAGCGCTTCATCACGTCCGGCGAGCACGACATGGAGGAGAACATCCTCCACTACGTCCTCGCGCGCCCCGAGGGCCACGGCCCCGGGACGAAGGGGCTCTCGCTCTTCCTCGTGCCCAAGTTCCACTTCGACTGGGAGACCGGCGAGCTGGGCGAGCGCAACGGCGTCTACGCGACGAACGTCGAGCACAAGATGGGCCTCAAGGCCTCCAACACGTGCGAGATGACCTTCGGCGACCAGCACCCCGCCAAGGGCTGGCTGATCGGTGACAAGCACGACGGCATCCGCCAGATGTTCATGATCATCGAGTTCGCCCGCATGATGGTCGGCACGAAGGCCATCGCGACGCTCTCGACGGGCTACCTGAACGCGCTGGAGTACGCCAAGGAGCGCGTGCAGGGCCCGGACCTGGCCAACTTCATGGACAAGACCGCGCCCAAGGTCACCATCACGCACCACCCCGACGTGCGCCGCTCGCTCATGACGCAGAAGGCGTACGCCGAGGGCATGCGCGCCCTCGTGCTGTACACCGCCTCCGTCCAGGACGACATCCAGGTCAAGCAGGCCGCCGGCGAGGACGCCTCCGCCCTGATCGGCCTCAACGACCTGCTCCTGCCGATCGTGAAGGGCTACGGCTCGGAGAAGTCCTACGAGCAGCTCGCCCAGTCCCTGCAGACCTTCGGTGGCTCCGGCTACCTGCAGGAGTACCCGATCGAGCAGTACATCCGCGACGCCAAGATCGACACCCTCTACGAGGGCACCACCGCGATCCAGGGCCAGGACTTCTTCTTCCGGAAGATCGTCCGCGACCAGGGCGCCGCCCTGAACGTCCTCTCCGAGACGATCAAGAAGTTCCTGGCCGAGGGCGTCGGCGGCGAGGAGCTGGCCCCGGCCCGCGACGCGCTCGCCAAGGCCGCCGTGGACCTGGAGGCCATCGTCGGCCAGATGATCGTCGACCTCACCGCCACCGGCGAGGACGTCAAGAACATCTACAAGGTCGGCCAGAACACCACCCGCCTGCTGATGGCGTCCGGTGACGTCGTCGTCGGTTACCTGCTCCTCAAGGGCGCGGCCGTGGCCGCCGAGAAGCTGGCCGGCGCCGCCGCCAAGGACGTGCCGTTCTACACCGGCAAGATCGCCGCCGCGAAGTTCTTCGCGGCCCAGGTCCTGCCCGGCGTCTCCGTCCAGCGCGCGCTGGCCGAGGCCGTCGACAACACGCTGATGGACCTCGACGAGGCCGCCTTCTAG